GGTGGTTTCGATGATGACCGCGTCGGCGGCATCGAAGGCCTTCTGGGCGGCGGCCGGCAGCGTGGTGACGCGCGGGTCGGTCATGTGCATGGTGCCGAACAGGAAGGACGGCTTTTTGCCGGGCTTTTCCAGTTTCCACAACAGGCCCTTGCCGTTCGGCGTCGCCGCCGCTTCCGCCTCGATTTTCTGGTAAGTGCCTGGGTCGCTCGCCTGGAGGGCCGACAGCATGTCCGTCCCTTTGCAAACGGGACCTTCGGCGTGCGCCCTGCCGGCCGTGAGCAACATGACAATCAGAAACGAAAGTAAAAACAGGATGTTTGCGGCCACCAGCAGCTTCAGGGAGACTGCTGCCGCGCGGTCTGCGATGGCGATGACGCGTTTCATGGGTTCTTAGTAGGACCAAAAAACGGCGAAACGGTTAACCGGCGCCGCAAAATTGTCCCGGATGGCGTGAGCGTTCATGCGCGGGGATGGGCGGATTCATAGATCTCGAGCAGCCTTGCGGTGTCGACACCGGTGTAGATCTGCGTCGTCGACAGGCTGGCATGGCCCAGCAGTTCCTGGATGGTGCGCAGGTCGCCGCCGCGCCCGAGCAGATGCGTGGCGAAGGAATGGCGCAGCGCATGCGGCGTCGCGGTGTCCGGCAGGTTGAGCGCCGAGCGCAGCCTGGCCATGTCGCGCTGGATGATCGCGGGATTGAGCGGGCCGCCGCGCGCGCCGCGAAACAGCAGGCCCTTGGGGTCGAGATGGTGGGGGCAGAGCCGGCGATACTCGGCGATGGCGCGCAATGCCACCGGCAGCACCGGCACCAGCCGCATCTTGCCGCCCTTGCCGGTGACGCGCAGCACGGTGTCGGCCTCCGACGCTAGATCGGCTCCGGACAGGCCCAGTGCCTCTGAAATGCGCAGGCCGGAACCATAGAGCAGGGTCAGCACGGCGGCGTTGCGGGCCGCGATCCACGGTTCCTCCGCCAGTTGCCCTTCGACGGATACGACATGCTTTGCATCGGCGGCCGTCAAAGGCTTGGGCAGGGATTTCGGCTGGCGCGGCGCGCGCAGCGCTGCCGCTCCAGCCGCGTTGGCGAGGCCGCGCCGCTCGAGGAACCGCAGCAGCGAACGGATGCCGGCAAGCCCGCGTCCAAGCGTGCGGGCGCCGGCGCCGTCATTGCGGCGGGCGGCGAGAAAGCCGCGCAGATCGGCGGGACGCAGATCGGCGATGTCGGAGATGCCGGGGGCGCCACCGCAATGGCCGGTGAGGAAATGCAGGAACTGCCTGGTGTCGCGCTCATAGGCCTCCACGGTCGCGGGCGACAGCCGGCGTTCGCGGGCCAGCATCTTCAGCCAGGCTTCACGCGCCGCCTGGAGGTCGGGTTTGGCGGGGATGAGGAATTCCTGCATGGGGCCCTTTCGCTTGTCGTGACGCCATCCTGCGATGGCGAGGTTAGGAAGCGGTGAAGAGGCGTCATTGAAATGCCGGCGGTGGAGAGCTAGAGCAGGGGCAAAGGACACTTTCGCCATGACCAAGCTGCAAAACCCCGTCCAGATGGCCGTGATCGGCGCCGCCCACGGCATCAAGGGCGAATTGCGCGTGAAGACCTTCACCGGCGAGCCGCTGGCGCTGGCCGATTACGGGCCGCTCTATGCCAGGGATGGCCGCGCCTTCCAGATCATCGACATCCGTCCCGCCAACACGGTTGTCGTGGTCCGCTTCAAGGGTGTCAGCGACCGCAATGCCGCCGAGGCGCTGGCAGGCACGGAACTGTTCGTTGACCGTTCGGTGCTGCCGGATGACGGCGAGGAGGATGAGTTCTATCACGCCGACCTCGTCGGGCTGGCGGTCAGGGATGAAACCGGTGCGGCCGTCGGCAAGGTTGTGGCCGTGCATAATTTCGGCGGCGGCGACATACTCGACGTGACGCTGGCGGGCCGCAAGGGCGTGCTGATCCCGTTCACGCAGGCCGCCGTGCCGGAAGTGTCGATCGCCGAAGGGTTCGTCCGCGTCGATCCGGCCGCGGCGGGTCTGGTCGACGACGAAGATGGCGATGCGCCGCGCGAAGAAGACTTCGACCCGAAGGGCAGACCGCGAGGCCCGAGGGATGCCGGGGGCAACCGGTGACGTTCAAGGCGTCTGTACTGACGCTCTATCCGGAGATGTTTCCGGGTGCGCTGGGGGTGTCGCTGGCCGGCCGGGCGCTGGAAGCGGGCACATGGTCCCTGGAAGCCGTCCAGATCCGGGACTTCGCCACCGATCGACACCGCACCGTCGACGATACGCCGGCCGGCGGTGGTGCCGGCATGGTGATGCGCGCCGACGTGCTGGCCAGGGCCATCGACCACGCTTCGCCTGAAGGCGATGCGCGGCCACGGCTGTTGATGAGCCCGCGCGGCAAGCCGTTGACGCAGGCCCGTGTGCGCGAGCTGGCTGTCGGGCCGGGCGCCGTGATCCTGTGCGGCCGTTTCGAAGGCGTCGACCAGCGGCTGATCGAGGCGCGCGGCCTGGAAGAGGTTTCGGTCGGCGACTTCATCCTGTCCGGCGGCGAGCCGGCGGCACTCGTCCTGCTCGACGCCGTGGTGCGGCTGCTGCCGGGCGTGATGGGCAATGCAGAGTCGGGCGAGGAAGAGAGTTTCGAAAACGGCCTGCTCGAACACCCGCATTACACGCGGCCGCAGGAATTCGAGGGCCGTCCAATCCCCGACGTGCTGACCTCGGGCAACCACAAGAAGATCGTGGAGTGGCGGCGCGCCCAGTCGGAAGCGCTGACGAAAGAACGGCGGCCCGATCTGCTGGCTGCTGGTTTTCAGCCCTTGGCGAAGTAGTAAAAAGCCAGGAACAGGCCGACCGCGACGACGAAGCCGCGTACCGCGTTCTGCGGCACACGCTTGGCGATCCAGACGCCGGCATAGCCGCCCAGCGCGCCGCCCGGAATCATGACGATCGCCTGTGGCCAGGCGACGACGCCACCCGAAACGAAGACGATGATCGCCACGGCCGCTATGACCACGGCCAGCATGTTCTTGAGCGCGTTCAGCCGGTGATAGTCGCCGGTCTGTGTCAGGCCGAGCGTTGCCAGCATCATCACGCCCATGCCGGCGCCGAAG
The nucleotide sequence above comes from Mesorhizobium shangrilense. Encoded proteins:
- a CDS encoding tyrosine recombinase XerC, whose translation is MQEFLIPAKPDLQAAREAWLKMLARERRLSPATVEAYERDTRQFLHFLTGHCGGAPGISDIADLRPADLRGFLAARRNDGAGARTLGRGLAGIRSLLRFLERRGLANAAGAAALRAPRQPKSLPKPLTAADAKHVVSVEGQLAEEPWIAARNAAVLTLLYGSGLRISEALGLSGADLASEADTVLRVTGKGGKMRLVPVLPVALRAIAEYRRLCPHHLDPKGLLFRGARGGPLNPAIIQRDMARLRSALNLPDTATPHALRHSFATHLLGRGGDLRTIQELLGHASLSTTQIYTGVDTARLLEIYESAHPRA
- the rimM gene encoding ribosome maturation factor RimM (Essential for efficient processing of 16S rRNA), producing MTKLQNPVQMAVIGAAHGIKGELRVKTFTGEPLALADYGPLYARDGRAFQIIDIRPANTVVVVRFKGVSDRNAAEALAGTELFVDRSVLPDDGEEDEFYHADLVGLAVRDETGAAVGKVVAVHNFGGGDILDVTLAGRKGVLIPFTQAAVPEVSIAEGFVRVDPAAAGLVDDEDGDAPREEDFDPKGRPRGPRDAGGNR
- the trmD gene encoding tRNA (guanosine(37)-N1)-methyltransferase TrmD encodes the protein MTFKASVLTLYPEMFPGALGVSLAGRALEAGTWSLEAVQIRDFATDRHRTVDDTPAGGGAGMVMRADVLARAIDHASPEGDARPRLLMSPRGKPLTQARVRELAVGPGAVILCGRFEGVDQRLIEARGLEEVSVGDFILSGGEPAALVLLDAVVRLLPGVMGNAESGEEESFENGLLEHPHYTRPQEFEGRPIPDVLTSGNHKKIVEWRRAQSEALTKERRPDLLAAGFQPLAK